The genome window cagcttcagcatcagtccttccaaagaacacccaggactgatctcctttaggatggattggttggatctccttgcagtccaagggactctcaagagtcttctccagcaccacagttcaaaagcatcaattcttcagtgctcagctttcttcacagtctaactttcacatccatacatgaccactggaaaaaccatagccttgactagatggacatttgtgggcaaagtaatgtctctgcttttgaatatgctgtctaggttggtcataactttcctttcaaggagtaagcgtcttttaatttcatggctgcaatcaccatctgcagtaattttggagcccaaaaaacattatgctaaacaAAAGATGCTAGACATAACAGGCCACATATTGTAGAATGAttctatttttatgaaatgtCTAGAAAGATAAATTTATAGAAGGAAAAAGTAGGTAAGTAGTTATCAGggactgggaaagatggagagtGACTACTGTTGGGTCCTGTGTTTCTTTTGGGGGGTGATAGAAATGTTCCAGAGTTAAGATAGCAGTGATGGTCACAGGATCTTGTGAATATACTGAAATCCAttggattttatatttataaacagtgaattttatggtatgtgagttTTACCTaagtaaaatagatttttaagagCCATTACACAGGATAAATATAAACATGTTTATTATCAAACTTTACAGTGCCATGTTACGTACAATAGTTGTGATTGTAGAcatttgttatttagtcactaagttatgtccgactgttttacaaccccatggactatagcccaccaggcttatctgtccatgggattctccatgcaagaattctggagtggattgccatttgctgttccagggtatcttcctatctcagggatcgaacccacatctcctgcttgggagatggattctttaccactgagccacctggtaagcccaggTATGACATAAGcttaataaatatgtacataaaacatttaaaataataacttaaaATACTTGCACTGAATTAAGACTTACGCATTTATACTACATTCAATGCAAGCAAAAAGAACACAACCTCTAAAAGCACTtcagtgcttagtcgctcagtcatgtccgactctgtgaccccacggactgtagccctccaggctcctctgtccatgggatttcccaggcaagaatactggagtaggttgccatttccttctccagggaatcttccctacaaaggtattgaacctatgtctcttacatctcctgcagtagcaggcagagtctttaatactgtgccacctgggaaggtaaaaatactttaaaaaacactgaATCCCACAAGGATCAAAGTGATTGAGACTGTACTTGCTGTGCTAAATAAGAGTTTGCACTACTAACAACTTTGAAATGTCATCACCCCATGGCATTAAACTTTTGTCATTTCCCCCAAGTCTATTAATAGAATATCTATGACCAATTAGTTTCCTCTAAATTCTTGACAATTATTATTCATCCCCATGACAGCAACTATAGAATCAGCAGCTGAAACACGATGACGGACCAAAGAAAGAAACAGTGCCACTAAATATTGTATTACCCCCACAAGATTTCAAAGTGAGTGAAGGGTGAGTTAGGAAAGGAATTCTGAGATTCTAGAGCCTTAGGCTCTTTGCTTTTGCATGGATAAGAATATGCTTTCCTTCCAGTAGCCAGCGCTGGAAAGGAGAGAATTGAGTCTTTTCTGGTGGCAGACTGGACTTGCGCATTGGATTTTGTCCACTGAAGTCCTCATGAGTACCATGGCCCCACCTGTAAATGCAGCCAGTGGATACAGTAGGAGAGAAGAGCTGGAGACCCAAGCAGACCTCTCTGTCTCTGCCATCTTCAGGGTATTGCTCTAGTTCCCTAATTTGCTTGTGCTCCTGCAATGAGAGTGCATGACATCAGGATCCTTAATATTTTGCAtactaacagcaacaacaaaattctcCTTCTAGCACAGACAACTGTGTGTACTCTCACAAGGCTAGTCCAAATATGAACATTATCTTATTCAGTTGGTatagtgaaactattctgtacgATACtctaatgatggatacatgtcatatttgtcaaaacccatagaatgtacagaACCAGGactgaaccctaatgtaaactgtgggATTTCGTTAATAATGATGTATCAGAACTGGCCCATCAATTTTAACAAAATACCATACTAATGTAAATGTCAATAATAGAGGAAATCAGAAGGTATGAGGGAGGTATGTTAGAACTCTGTTCTTTCTACTgattttttctgtaaacctaaaactgcatacacaaaaatgtctattaattaaaaaaaaatctattcagaGGCAACTTGAACCTTCCAAATTCTCACAGAGCAAAGCAGAGTGTTTTTAAGAATACAGATTTTAGAGCCAGACTGCCTGAGTATGATTCCTGACTATGTAACTTAATAGTTTTGAGATTTTAGGCATTAGTCAACTTCCCtgtgcctcattttcttcatatatataataataaacacAATAGCCCTTATCTCATAGAATTCCTAGCTTCGAGTGTTTCCTAGAATATAGTAAGTGCCATAGAATGGTTaactatcattattattgttaatgTTCATAAATGAAATGACTCATTGAAGGCAAGATTCTTGTTCCTTTCCtctcctacaaaaaaaaaagaaaaaagaaaagaaaagaaacaactttCCATAAAATAACACCAAGGTGGTGATTTCCCTGCTAGAAACTAGCAGGTTTGGAGGGTTCAAGGAACAATAGAATATGTGGAGAAGATGTCTTTTTTCAAAACTATATGTGATTTTCAAATCTTACCTGATTCCTTTGGACTTAAACTAACTCGGAAGGTGTTGAGTAGCATCCATTTGATTTCAGGCTTGAGCAGCTGCTGTGGAACACATGAGAACACCAAGGTAAAGCACTGGTTTCCAACATGAAGAGAAAAATGTGTAAGATGTTCAATGGCATGCTTTAcaattaggttggtacaaaagtattTGTAgtttcagactgtgaattttaGATCATAACCAGGCTCAAACACATCGTTAGCAATCAAAATAGGAAtgttacaatcaacacatttttgccaatgagaaataagttgctctgttcctgtagcataaaaatttgTGCTTTGGTATTCAGTGAACTCTTCGCAAGGATTTTCTGCCTCAGGCTGGTTGTAGAagcgttttccctgcaaaaagttgtaaAGCTGCTTAATGAAGGGCTAGctggttggcaagaggtcagctGAATATGGtgaatgaggcaaaacttcatagcccaatgTGTTCAACTTCTGCGATGTGTGGTCCAGCATTgtggagaagaactgggcccattctgttgactaatgctggctgcaggcattgcagtttttggtgcctctcatcaatttgctgagtattcttctcagatgtaatggtttcagtgggattcagaaagttgtagtggatcagacaggcagcagaccaccaaacagtgaccatgactaTTTTTTATGCAAGTTTGGCTtttggaagtgctttggagcGTCTTCCTCGGTCCAGCCACAGAGCTGGTTGTCATATAAACtccacttttcattgcatgtcacaatctgattgagaaatggtttgttgttgttgtgtagaataagagaagacaacagttcaaaatgatgatttttttttttttttttgcagtcagCTCACTTATTGagccttttcacctttccaatttgcttcaaatgctgaatgaccatagaatggttgacACTGAGTTCTTTGGCAGCTTCTCACGTAGTTAGTTGTTGGAGGATCAGCTTTGGTGATACTCTCAATTagtcattgtcaacttccaatggcctgccactatgctcctcatcttcaaggctgcCTTCTTTGCAAAAcatcttgaaccaccactgcactgtgtgtccattagcagttcctgggccaaatgtcttgatgttgcaagttgtctccgctgctttacaacccattttgaactcaaatttaaaaattgctctAATTTGAGTTTTGCTgaacatcatttctatagtccaaaatagcaagtttgatgcatgaagcagggaactcaaagctggtgctctgagtagggggattcaggatggggggacacatgtgcacctgtgggTGAGTCATGTTGATGTAAGGCAAAAGCCACCACAGTATTGTAGAGAAATTACCctctaattaaattaattaattttaaaaagagagcaaaTAGGAACAGAGTAGGAAACTATTATTcttcattataaataaataaataaacagcaagtaatgccATTAGCGGGGCTTTCCTAGggggcactaatggtaaagaacctgtcttatgtcaatgcaggaggcataagagactcaggttcgatctctgggttggaaatatcccctccagtatttttgcctggagaatcccacggacagaggagcctggcggactattgtccatagggttccaaagagtcagacacaattatagcgacttagcacacacaaagtcattagcaaaaacacataaagtgagaaatgtgcattaaaataatgtataacataagcacatttatttaagaatgtattccaatatcaaacagcaaatttcaacagtgcaaaaccacaattacttttgcaccaaactAAATTCAAGAATGCAGCTTACCTGGCAGGAGAAAATTTTTTTGCTGCAAGAGAAAGAGAACTATTAATTTGGACTAAATGACTTTCAAGtacattttaaatcctgaaaCAATAAGTCTCTATTTATCACGGATTGCAAACTCAAGGCCTTCAAGTCCCCTATAATTATCAGAACACAAACATATCTTGGTGACAACAGGGCAGGGTGAATGCAAAGTGCACATTCATGCAGAGGGTACAGCAGCTTCCAAAGGCAGGCAGATAGCCTATAGGCTCCACCTGCCAAGTTTGTCTGTCTTCCAGTTGGTCATGAGAAATCTCAAATCTGATTTGATATGAAATTTCCTATTTCGTAAATGTCAGAATTtagttcaaaaaaatttaaagactctGTAGGCCAAACAGCTCAAGAGTGTGGCTAGATGTGTTTGCATAttctctgtgtgtgcttagttgatccatcgtgtccaactctttgtgaccctgtggaccatagcccaccaggctcctctatctatgatttttttctggcaagaatactgcatatTTCCTGAGATGCTCCAAAATTTAAGcctatattccaaatacaatttttggaaacattttgttcatttttccatgAACACTAATTATGGCAGCCTCAGTGCAGCAACTCCTCAGACCACAGGGTTCAAAGTGAATAGCATCCCCTGGAGCTGTACAATGTTAGCATACTAACATTTGtattaaaactcttttcctaagaGTTCTGCTTATTTATCCTGCTGTTTATTCATGTTTATCATTAAATGACTAGTGATTTGAttctaattactttttaaatctgTGAAAGACAACATGACtcatcaatgagaaaaaaaattttttttcaaaaaccttTTTAGAGTACATTCATAAATGCCCTCACCTTTCTTCTGAAGGCGTTTCAGAAGCCAGAAGAGAAATGATGGTATTGTCACaagggagactccagcagtagaAAGTCCAACTGCCAAGGGAGTTTGGGACACAGTGGGAACTAAGGAAACAGGGGGTGAACGGTCATgagaagaaattaaatttaaagtctTCCTGTTCTGTCCATTTGCCCTTTTCTTTGTACACTGGTTATAATATGCAAAGCAGAAGTCATCTAGTCCAATACATGAGGCAGAGACATGGTACTAAAGGCCTTTGAGATCAGCCCAAACCTCTTTGTGAGCTTATCTCCCAGCACGGTCAGACAGAGCTCTAACTTGCCAAGCTTTTACAGCACACCTTGATTaacctctgtctctctttctctctttttcactcATTTTCCTTTCCCTCCAATTTCTCCCACTAGCTCTCCTTTCTCCAATTATCAAAATTCCATCAACATGTCACTCCTGTTTTCTCTCTTCCCCGTAAAACGAAATATCCATCCCTTAAATGTTAACCTGGGCGACCTTTCTGACCTTTCTGGTTTGGATATACTGAATAGTTCATTATTGTAGCCAGATAGCTTCCTTTCTTCgcttgctttcttctctcttattcCCCCGCCCCAGACAACCACGATCACTCAGTGCTTCACCTTCACAGGTTGGCAGCATCCCAGACCAGTGCCCTGTAGCACCACAGGTCAGCGCTACGGAGCCATTGAGCGTCCATCCTTCAGGACATGCAAACATGCACTCAGTTCCAAGCATGGGCTCCCCATTGCAGTTCATGTTGAGCTTTCCAGAAACATCCAAACGTGAACATCGTACCACTGAAAATGATAGGATATGGGTAACAGTTAAGAAAAATCTACTGGGAGACTTCTGACACTGACAGAAAGTCACCAATACATTTCAGTGCTAAATAGTTTTCAGTATGTAGGAAATTAGAATCAAGTCCTTTGGGGCAATTTGCAAAGCAGATAAATTTTATGTGGCTGCCtcttcattgggcttccctagtgactcggttggtaaagaaactgccctcagtgcaggagatccaggttcgatccctgggtcaggaagatgccctggagaaggaaaaggcaactcactccagtactcttgcctggagaattccatagagagaggagcaaggcaggctgcagtccatgggactgcaaagagtcggatattaGTGCCTCTTCATTAGTCCCTGGACAAATGGGAAGAtggctgtgttttcttttaattccagTCCCTCTGTTGATAGTGGTATTAGACAGCCTTTTACAGGACCAATGGCTCCTGAGCTCTGTTCTGACATGTGATGAAGTTAGGGTCAGGAGAAAGATTCTAGGTAGCCAGGGAGCAACTTATGAGTCTTGAGTACTTATAGATGAggctgaaaagaaaggaagataagAAGGCAGCCACATCAAATTTATCTACTTTACAGTTTGGTTTTTGTCTTGTGGTTTTTTGCCACTAGAAATAACTCTGTGCTGTATTTGGCTACAAAAATGTTAGTACCTAATAGTGAAACCTGTTTGTTTTCAGTATGCTCACTCTTGCTTTATTAAACTAACTTCTAGTGCTTATGTATGTTTTAAGGGTGTCTCTTTAACTGAGACCATTCTTGAAACATTTTCCTCACTGCTAGTTATGAGCAGTTTCAGAAGAAGGGCATGACAAGAGTTTTAGAGTCAAATCataaggagaaggaggtggcagaggatgagttggttagatagcatcaccaactcaatcgacatggatttgagcaaactccaggagatagtgaaggacagggaagcctggagtgctgcagtccacggggtctcaaagagtcagacatgacttagcaactgaacaacaacagcaacaacatgttCTCATAATTCTATATTGTAAATTTTCTAATGCGATTTCCCTTTAGATTAAGATTTCTGCTTACTTGATGCTaatgttataaaattatatatatttatatatatgcttatgtgctcagttgtatcagactctgcaatcctatggactgtagcccctaataactcagcaataaagaatctacctgccagtgccagagcccaggagatgtgggttcaatccctgggttgggaagatccccaggaggaggcatggcaacccacctcagtattcttgcctggaaaatcctataggcagaagagcctggcaggctatagtccatagagttgcaaagttATATTAGCCCAGGACAATTAAGAAACCAGCAAAGCATCCACTCTTATTCCACACAGTCCTTTCCCTGGACAAGCATCAGATATTCTATATGCATCTCAAAAACATAAGATGCTTGTTGCCCATCAGATCTGATTATTATAGTTAATGTAGGCAGCTGGTTTCATTTTAAGTGCCCCCATTTAGAGACTGCTGTTCTTTGAGAAAGGAGACTCTTAGGCTTACCTTCACAAACTGGGATCTGCTGTGTCCATTGTCCCTGGGCAGTGCATTCAACCTGGGCTGGCCCCTGCAATGCGAAGCCCTCTGCACAGGTGAAGTGGCAGGATGACTTGAAGGCAAACTCTCCAACCAAGGAGTGGCTACATTTCACAGTGCCGTTCTGAGGATGGCTGATGGCTGCACAGGTTACAGCTGCAACACATGTCCCAAGTTATATTAGCAGGTCAGACTTGCCCATTTGGAGAACAGGTTGAGATGTTACAGTAAATCTTGATGTGGAACCACCTTACCTTTACATGTTGGCTGCTTGTTGTCCCAAATCCCAGAGGAGGTACACTGTAAGTGCTGGGGTCCAGTGAGTTTATATCCTTCCTGACACTCAAACGTACAGGTAGTGTTCCATGGGAGGCTTCCATGGTTTTGGGAACAGTTTACAACTCCGTTGTCTGGATTTGACAAAGCATcacactgaaccactagggattTGAAAGAACaccatgaaattttaaagaagagTGAGATATTCACTTCTTGAACTGGAGTTTATAACACAGTAAGGAAACTACCATCAGAGGGTAGAACTCAAAGCCTGAGGTTAACTTCTGGGGACATGCACACCCACAATAAAGTTGTTATGTTTTTTCCTTGATATTTTCATCCTCTCTGATTGACTTTGACTATGCTAAGTGGTACCTGATCGTTTTACCTGGcttattttacaaaaggcagaaacaaagaaaaatagcaGATTCTAGATCAGGATTTATGACTagttatgattaaaaaaaacaaatcccaGCATACACagaacattcatttattttatcccAGCAAGACCtggaggatggagaaggaaatggcaacccactccagcattcttgcctgggaaatcccacagacagaggagctacagtccacggggtcacaaaagagtcggacatgacttggtgactaaacaataagACCTGGAGGAAAgagtttttctgtcttttcctaagaagataaaacagagagaaaaggataTACTGAGGCTGCTCGGTTATCATGATCTTCAATGGTCCAATTGCATGGATGAAATTCAACAGAGACAGGAGAGAGGAAGTCATTCAGATTTTGAGAGGGCAGTTCCACAGTTCTGTGTTCCCTTACACATCATGAGAGCCTCAGAAACACTCATGCCAAATACAGGATCAAAACTTTTCTCAAAGCCAGCTGGTACCATATTGGCCCTATATACACTGGCTGAGAGAACAAGTTGAATCGGAATTTAATTAGAATAAGTTTAGAAGGAACTTTCCCTGAAGTGCTGAAAATggcatagtgaagtgaagtgaagtgaaatgaagttgctcagtcgtgtctgactctttgcgaccccatggactgaagcctacgaagctcctctgtccatggaattttccaagcaagagtactggagagggttgccatttccttctccaggggatcttccccacccagggatcaaacccaggtttcctgcattgcaggcagacgctttaccatctgagccaccagggaaccaagGGGATGAGAGATGAATTGGAGAATGCTCTATGCTTTCTGAGAGAGACTTACCATTGCATTTTGGGAGAGCAGTGCTCCATTCTCCAGAGGACATGCACCGAGCAGCCTCTGTGCTGCTTGGGAGGTAGCCCTCTGCA of Capricornis sumatraensis isolate serow.1 chromosome 14, serow.2, whole genome shotgun sequence contains these proteins:
- the SELE gene encoding E-selectin; the protein is MIASQYLSALTFVLLFKESRTWSYHASTEIMTFEAARDYCQKTYTALVAIQNQEEIEYLNSTFSHSPSYYWIGIRKINGTWTWIGTNKSLTKEATNWAPGEPNNKQTDEDCVEIYIKREKDSGKWNDENCTKKKFALCYKAACTPTSCSSRGECVETINNHTCQCHPGFKGLRCEQVVTCQAQKHPEHGHLVCNPLGKFTYNSSCSISCAEGYLPSSTEAARCMSSGEWSTALPKCNVVQCDALSNPDNGVVNCSQNHGSLPWNTTCTFECQEGYKLTGPQHLQCTSSGIWDNKQPTCKAVTCAAISHPQNGTVKCSHSLVGEFAFKSSCHFTCAEGFALQGPAQVECTAQGQWTQQIPVCEVVRCSRLDVSGKLNMNCNGEPMLGTECMFACPEGWTLNGSVALTCGATGHWSGMLPTCEVPTVSQTPLAVGLSTAGVSLVTIPSFLFWLLKRLQKKAKKFSPASSCSSLKSNGCYSTPSELV